Within Actinoplanes sp. L3-i22, the genomic segment GCGGGGCGACGCCGGAAGTGCGGGAGCGGGCTGGGAGCGTGGCGGCGGTGGGGCTGCGGGAAATGAAGAAGCAGCGGACCTTCGACGTGGTGTCCGAGATTGCGATCGCGATGTTTCTTGAGCGCGGGTTTGATCGGGTGTCGGTGAACGACGTTGCGGCTGCTGCGGAGATCTCCAAGCCGACGCTGTTTCGGTACTTTCCGTCGAAGGAAGACCTGGTTCTGCATCGGTTCGCGGATCATGCCGGGGAGCCGGCCCGGGTCGTGGCGGGACGGGGTGACGGGGTGTCTCCCGTGGACGCTCTGCACCGGCATTTTCGGGACGGGCTGGTTGCGCGGGATCCGGTGACCGGGCTCAACGACGTACCGGAAATCCTGGCTTTTCATGATCTTGTTTTTTCGACGCCCAGCCTGGCAACTCGGGTGCACGAATATCAGGTCAGGGATGAGGAGAGTCTGGCCGCGGCGCTGGGGCCGGTGCTTCCGGACGGGCTCGGGGCGCGGGTGGCGGCGGCGCAGGTGCTGGCGGTTCAGCGGGTTCTGGCTCGGGAGAACTGGCGGCGGTTGAACTCGGGGGCGTCGGCGGACGATCTCTACCCGGTGGCGGTGGATGACGCGGATCGGGCCTTTGCCCAGCTCCGGAGTGGGATCGGAGTCACGATCGGCCGGCTCGGGAAAACCTGATGACGGTGAGCGGCGGGCGGCGGGTTGCGGGTTGCGTGCGGCGGGTTGCGGGCGGCGGGCGTCCCGGTCTCGGGGCCATGGTCGTTCACGGCGGGGTCGGTCGGTTCCGCGATCCGGGGCTTTATCACTGTCGCCGGGGCCACGCCGCGGGAACGGGGTCTGGGCGCGGCGCGGATGACGACCGTGGCGCGGCTTTCGCGGTGGCTGAAATCGGCCCGGAGTCGGAAGGACGTGCTGGTCACGATCGCTGCGCTGCGGGCGTCGCTCGACTCCTGAGGGGCGCCGGGCGGGCTGCGGCGGAGCTGATCTTGTCGGCTGCAAGTCGTCGTCAAGTGGGCTGATCCACAATGGGCGCCGATGTCCACGTATCTGCTGGCGACCATGCCCACGACCGCCCATGTCACCGCGATGGCGCCGATCGCCCGCGCCCTGATCGGGGGTGGTCATCGGGTCCACTGGTACGGCAGTCGGTCGTCTCGGGCCGCGATCGAGGCGGCCGGAGCGATGCTGGAGCCGATGGACTCCACGGCCGGGGTGGACGAGGCGGACCTGGCGGCCCCGCATCCACGAGGCGGAAACGGGCGGTCGAGTGGTTGGTGGACGCGGCGCCGGACGGGCGGGGAGGATCGGCGGCGGGCGCTGGAGCGTCACTACCTGGATCCGGTGCCCCGGCACCTCTTGGAGCTGGGCCGGCTGACCGGTCTGCTGATCCCGGATGCCCTGATCACCAGCACCGACTTTGTCGCCGGGGCGCTGTATGCCGAGCAGACCCGCTTCCCGTGGATCTCGGTCGGTATCGATCCGCTGCCGCTGACCCGGCGTGACGCCGGTGTGCTGGGGCGCTACCAGGCGATCCGCGCTCAGCTGGGGCTGCGCTCGGTCACGACCTGCCCGTTCACGGCGATCTCCGGGCTGTTGCACCTGCAGAACGGGGTACCGGCGCTGGATCCGCCGCGTGAACTGCCGCCGCAGATTC encodes:
- a CDS encoding TetR family transcriptional regulator → MSEVGEQTPAGAAAAPEPIKQPAGGAVSGARARTERASLEPRERAQGGATPEVRERAQGGATPEVRERAQGGATPEVRERAQGGATPEVRERAQGGATPEVRERAQGGATPEVRERAQGGATPEVRERAGSVAAVGLREMKKQRTFDVVSEIAIAMFLERGFDRVSVNDVAAAAEISKPTLFRYFPSKEDLVLHRFADHAGEPARVVAGRGDGVSPVDALHRHFRDGLVARDPVTGLNDVPEILAFHDLVFSTPSLATRVHEYQVRDEESLAAALGPVLPDGLGARVAAAQVLAVQRVLARENWRRLNSGASADDLYPVAVDDADRAFAQLRSGIGVTIGRLGKT
- a CDS encoding glycosyltransferase; this translates as MSTYLLATMPTTAHVTAMAPIARALIGGGHRVHWYGSRSSRAAIEAAGAMLEPMDSTAGVDEADLAAPHPRGGNGRSSGWWTRRRTGGEDRRRALERHYLDPVPRHLLELGRLTGLLIPDALITSTDFVAGALYAEQTRFPWISVGIDPLPLTRRDAGVLGRYQAIRAQLGLRSVTTCPFTAISGLLHLQNGVPALDPPRELPPQIQHVGALTLTGCLQGQILVTDRGFSTVQTALAHGIPVLVTGGDPEVADRIMWTGAGLHLRRASARRIGRAVARILDEPSFRNAAMSLRDIYHGYDTPAVILKQVEQTTMALMLQR